A segment of the Mycobacteriales bacterium genome:
GCGGGCCGTCGTGGTCGACGGCGACGTGACCTGGCTCGGCGGCACCGACCTCGGCGCCGACGCGCCACCAGGCCCGGCCTGGCTGCGGGTGAAGGGCGCGCCGCTGCCCGCGGCGCTCGCCGACCTGCTGCGGCCCGCCCGCGCGCCGCGCCGCCCGCTCGGCGAGCCGACCAACCCGCCCTGCGAACGCTGCGACGGCCCGACGGTGCTGCGGCGCGGCGGGGGAGCGGCGGCGTTCGTCTGTGTGGACGGGCGGCACTGCACCGGGCTGCGGCCGGTGTCCGACGAGGACCGCGAGGAGCGCCCGGACAGCGCCGTCGGGCCCTGCCGCCAGCCCGGCTGCACCGGCTGGCTGGTCAAGCGGGACGGCCGCTACGGCGCGTTCACGTCGTGCAGCCGCTACCCGGCCTGCTCAGGCCGGTGACAGCGCCGGCGCGACGTCGTCGCCGGTGAGCGCGCGCAGCTCGCCCTTCGTCGGCTTCTTCACCTCGGACAGCCGCATCGCCTGCGTCTGCACCGCCTGCTCGAACAGCGTCCGCACCGCGCGGGCGTTGCCGAACGACTGGTCCCGCACCGAGCCGGCCAGCAGCGCGCGCACCCGGTCCTTCGCCGACTTCGTCGCCGTGTAGCCGGCCTGGCGGCACATCGTCGCGAAGATCGTGAGCAGCTCCTCGTCGGTGTAGTCGGGGAAGTCGATCGTGCGCGGCATCCGCGAGCGCAGGCCAGGGTTGGTCGCGATGAACGCGTCCATCTCGTCCGGGTAGCCGGCGGCGATGACGACGGTGTCGTCGCGGTGGTCCTCCATCAGCTTCACCAGGGTGTCGATCGCCTCCTGGCCGAAGCCGCTCGCCGACCCGGCGTCGCGCGCGAGCGTGTACGCCTCGTCGATGAACAGCACGCCGCCGCGCGCCTTCCCGAACGCCTCGCTCGTCTTGATCGCGGTCTGGCCGACGTACTCGGCGACCAGGCCGGCGCGGTCGGTCTCCACCACGTGCCCCTTCGGCACGACCTCGAGCGCCGCGTAGATCCGGCCGATCAGCCGGGCCACGGTGGTCTTGCCGGTGCCGGGGTTGCCGCGGAACACCAGGTGCAGGCTCATCACCGCCACCGGCAGCCCCGCCGCGCGGCGCATCTTCTGCACCCGCACCAGCGCCGTGAGCTCCTTCACCTGCTTCTTCACGACCGCGAGCCCGGTGAGCGTCTCCAGCTCCTTGAGCGCGGCCTTCAGCTCCGCCTCGCCGGAGCGCGTCGTCGTCGGGTCCTTCGCCTTCGGCGCGCCCTCCGCGACCGGCACGCCGGACGTGCCGACCTCGGTCCACCTCCCCTCCAGCGAGACCGTCCAGCGCCGGCCGTGCTCGTCGACGCCGACCATGCCGGCGAGCTGCGCGGCGACCTCGTCGGCCTTGGCGGTGCCCTTCTCGACCTTGGCGTGCAACGACTCCCAGGTCGCGGCGAGCTCGTACAGCGTCCGCAGCGCGGCCTCGGCCACAGCGCGTTCTCCCCTCACGGCGTCGGGTGGGTCCGGCCAGTATCGTTCCTGCCGTGCCTCAGTCGCGGAGCAAGGCCCCGATGGTCGTCGCCGTCGTCGTCGGCCTGGTGCTCATCGTCGTGGTCCGCGCCGCCCTCGGCGGCGGCACGAAGCCGGGCGCGCCGAAGGCGAAGAGGTCCGGCTGCATCCCGCTGACCGTCGCCGCGTCGTCGGAGAAGGCGGCGCTGCTCAAGGCGATCGCCGCCGAGTACGACGCCGCCGACCGCAAGGTCCAGGACCGGTGCGTCGCCGTCGACGTGTACTCCAAGGCGTCCGGCGGCGCCGCCGAGGCGCTCGCCCGCGGCTGGGACGACCAGGTCGACGGCGCCCGCCCCGACGTCTGGTCGCCCGCGTCCAGCTCGTGGGCGGTCATCCTGCGCCAGCGCACCTCCGCCGTCGACAAGCCGGACCTCGTGCCCGGCGACAAGCCGACCGACCTGCCGCACGTCGCGCAGACGCCGCTCGTGCTGGCCATGCCGCGGCCGATGGCCGAGGCGCTCGGCTACCCGAAGAAGCCGCTCGGCTTCGGCGACCTGCTCGACCTCGCCCGCGACCCGTCCGGCTGGGGGCGGTACGGCCACCCGGAGTGGGGCGCGTTCCGGCTCGGCAAGACCAACCCGAACTTCTCCACGTCCGGCCTCAACGCCACCATCGGCTCGTACTTCGCCGCCACCGGCGTCTCCAGCGACCTCACCGCCGCGAACGTGCAGGACCCGAAGACCGTCGCGTACGTGAAGGGCGTCGAGCAGTCCGTCGTCCACTACGGCGACACGACGCTGACGTTCCTGTCGAACCTCCAGGCCGCCGACGACCGCGGCCAGGGCCTGTCGTACATCTCGGCCGTGACGATCGAGGAGAAGTCGGTCTGGGACTACAACGAGGGCAACCCCACCGGCGACCCCAAGACGCTCGGCAAGCACCGCAAGCCCGGCGTGCCGCTCGTCGCGATCTACCCGAAGGAGGGGACGCTGTTCTCGGACAACCCGTACATCGTCCTCAACGCCCCCTGGGTCGACGACGCGAAGAAGGCCGCCGCCGCCGACTTCCTCACGTTCCTCCAGTCCGGCAAGCAGCAGCAGCGGTTCAAGGACGCGGCGTTCCGCGACTTCCAGGGCCGCTCCGGCGACAAGATCGGCCCGCGCAACGGCCTCGACCCGGCACAGCCGAAGATCACGCTCGCGCCCCCTGCGCCGGCCGTGCTCGACCTCGTGCAGAAGTCGTGGGACTCGCTGCGCAAGCGGGCACGCGTGCTCGAGGTCATCGACGTCTCCGGGTCGATGGGCGAGTCGGTGTCCAGCGCCGGGCGGACCAAGCTCGACCTCGCCAAGGCCGCCGCGATCCGCGCGCTCGGCGAGTACTCGCCGGAGGACGAGGTCGGCCTCTGGGTGTTCTCCTCGAACGTCAACGGCCGGCCCACGCCGTACCAGGAGCTGGTGCCGATCGGCCCGGTGAAGGACAACCGCGCCGAGCTGGCCCGCCGCATCTCCGGGCTGATCCCCAACGGCGGCACCGCGCTCTACGCGACCACGCGCGCGGCCGTGGACAACGTGCGGAAGTCGTTCAACGCGGAGCGGATCAACGCCGTCATCTTCCTCACCGACGGCAAGAACGAGTACCAGCCGGACCAGAACCTCGAGGGCCTGCTGCGCGACCTGCAGTCGGAGGACGAGTCGGTGGCGGTGCGGGTGTTCACGATCGGCTACGGCGACGACGCCGACCTGCCGACGCTGTCGCGGATCGCCGCCGCCTCGCGCGGCGCCGCCTACGACGCGTCCGACCCGGCGTCGATCGACAAGGTGTTCACCAACGTGATCTCGAACTTCTGACCCGATGACGCTCAAGGACGAGGTGCGCGACCCCTGGACCTACGTCATGGGGGCGCTCGGCGGCGGCCTCGGCTGGGCGGTGCTGGCGGGGATGGGCCCGCCCGGATGGATCGCCGGCGCCGGCGTCGGCGCCGCGGTCGCCGTCACCAAGATCGTCGCGGGCGCGTTCGTCCGGCCGACCGGCCCGCGCCGGAAGCGGCCGAACGAGCGGCGGCTGCCGGTGCTGACCCGGACGTTCGAGGCGGCCTGGCTGGCGCGCGCCGAGGCGGCGCAGCGCAACTTCGACCAGATCGCGTCCAGCGTCGAGGAGGGGCCGGTCGCCGAGCGGGTGCAGAGCCTCGGCGACGAGGCGTGCGAGTCGCTGTGGGCGATCCAGCGGCTCGCCGGGCAGGCGTCGGCGATCCGCGTCGCGCTCGGCCGGATGGACCCCAGGCGGCTGGCGTACGAGCAGGACCGGCTGCGGGCCGACCGGTCCGGCGACCCGGTCGTGGTGGCGGAGCGGCAGCGCGCGCTCGGGGCGGTGCAGGCGCAGCTCGACGCGTACCAGCGGCTCACCAGCGCGCTCACGGCGGTGCTGGCGCGGATCGAGTCCGGCTCGCTCGGCCTCGAGGGCCTGGTGGCGCGCCTCGCCGAGGTGGTGGCGTTGACGCAGGCGTCGGCCGTCGGCAGCGGCGACCTCGCCCAGGTGGACGAGCTGGCCCAGGAGCTGGAGGGGCTGCGCGCGGGCCTGGTCGAGGCGGAGGACGTGTCGACGCGGGCCATGCAGGGGCTGGCGCCGTTGCCGCAGGCGGCACCGGCCACGACGCAGCAGCCCGTCCCCGGTAGTGTCCCGACCCAGGCTCGCCGCCGCGCGGGCGAGTAGACCGTCCCCGGAGGACTGACACGTGTTCGAACTGCTGAGGCGAGGCTGGTCGTACTTCGTCGCCGCGCTGTCCGGCAAGCTCGACGAGCGGGCCGACCCGAAGATCCAGATCGAGCAGGCCATCACCGAGGCGAAGCGCCAGCACGAGCTGCTCTCGCAGCAGGCCGCCGCCGTCCTCGGCAACCGGCACCAGCTCGAGATGAAGCTCGACAAGCAGATGGACCAGGTCGAGCAGATGCAGGGCTCCGCGCGGCAGGCCGTCGTGCTCGCCGAGCAGGCCCGCGCCGCCGGCGACACGGCGAAGGCGGCCGAGTACGACTCGGCGGCGCAGTCGTTCGCGACGCAGCTCGTCGCCGCCGAGAAGGCGCTGGAGGACCTCAAGCACCTGCACGACCAGGCGTTGCAGGCGTCGGAGAAGGCCAAGCAGGCCGTCCAGCAGAACGCCATGCTGCTCCAGCAGCGCCTCGCCGAGCGGACCAAGCTGCTCAACCAGCTCGACCAGGCGAAGATGCAGGAGCGCGTCAACGACGCCCTCAAGTCGGTCTCGCAGCTCGCCGTCCCCGGCAACACGCCGTCGCTGGACCAGGTCGCCGAGAAGATCGAGGCCCGCTACGCCCGCGCGATGGGCGCGTCCGAGCTCCAGGAGACCTCGGTCGAGTCGCGGATGCTCGAGGTGCAGCGTTCGGCGCTCGACGTCGAGGGCCAGCAGCGGCTCCAGGCGATCCGCGCGTCGATGGGCCTCACGCCCGCCGCGACCGCGACGCCCGCCGCCGCCGAGACGCCGGCCGAGGCGCCCGCCACCGAGTCGAAGCCGGCCCGCGCCCGGAGCAAGTCCACCCCGTAGCGCACCTTCCCGGGCGGGCGGCGCGCTCCTACACTCGCTCGCATGCTGCTCTTCGCGACGCGGCGGTCCTGCTACGCGATCGACCCCGGGCTGGGCATGCTCATGCAGCTCCCCGGCGGGACCGACTGCGGCCTGCGGCAGGGCGTGTGGCACGCCGTCGTCTACGACGAGCAGCCGTGCGAGGGGCGCCCGTTCTTCTGCTCGGTGGCGCCGCGCGACGGCGGCGCGCCGGTCGCGATCCGCACCAGCGCGGTCGGCTGGGTGGGGCCGGAGCCGCCCGTCCCGGCGTTCGCCGAGATCTTCGCGCCGGCGCTGCGCGGCTGACACCGACCGCGATCACTGCTGCGCCACGCCGCGCGCACCCGCACGCCGCGCCGCATTGATCACTGGCGGGTGGGGGTCCCCGTCGTGTTGCGCGCCTCGGGGGCGACGCGGGCCGGCGGGACGGCGGGGGCGTACGGCAGCGTGAAGCCGATGCGGGCGCCGCCGTCCGCGCGGTTCGCGGCGTGCACGGTGCCGCCCTGCGCCTCGACGAGCTGGCGGACGATGTGCAGCCCGAGCCCCATGCCGGCGTACTCGCGGCGGTCACCGGAGCCGGCCTGGAAGAACCGCGTGAACATCTGCTCGGCGGCGCCCGGCGGGATGCCGACGCCCCGGTCGAGCACCTCGACCACCGCGTAGCCGTCGCCGCCGCGCACCAGCACCCGGACCTCGCCGCCGCGCGGGCTGTACTTGATCGCGTTCTCCAGGAGCTGGCCGACGACCGGGTCGATGGTGGTGGGGTCGCCGAGCACGTACGGCAGGTCGTCGGGCACGTCCACGACCACCCGGTGCAGGTCCGAGACGGCGCCGAACCCCTCCGCCGCCGCGCGCACCGCCGGCTCGACGTCGAACGCCACCTGCTCCAGCGAGAAGCGCGCCACCCCGGCGCGGGCGCCGAGCAGCAGGTGGTTGACCAGGCCGACGAGGGAGTCGGTGCGGTCGGCGACCGCCGCGAACGCGTCCTCGCGCTCGGTGCGCGAGAGCCGGTCCCAGCTCTGCCGCAGGATCGCGACGTACCCCTTGATGACGGTGATCGGCGTGCGCAGCTCGTGCGAGGTGGTGGCGAGGAACAGGTCCTTCGCCTCGTCCAGCGCCTTCGCCTTGGTGACGTCACGGAAGCCGACGACGGTCTCGCCGACGCCGTCGAGCGGGGAGGTGAGGACCTCGATCCAGCGCCCGTCGGGCAGGTGGTGGTCGGTGGCGACGTGCGGCGGCCCCACGGGGAACGGCAGCGGTCCGCCGACGACGGTGGTCGCGGGGAGGCCGGTGAGGCGGGCGGCGGCGGCGTTCCAGGAGATGACGTCGCCGCGGGCGTCGAGCACCGCCATGCCGTCGGCCATGCCGTCCACGACGGCCTGCTCGTGGTCGCGGGCGCGGACGACCTCGGCGTGGGTGGCGGCGTTGGCGAGGGCGGCGCCGGCGTGGCCGGCGAGCAGCGTCGCGACGTCGACCTCGTCGGGGGAGACGACGCGGCCGGGCTGCGCGAACAGCGCGTAGAGCGCGCCGCGCACCTCGCCGCGGCCGACGCTGGGGATGA
Coding sequences within it:
- a CDS encoding ATP-binding protein, encoding MASATPGNGGRTAGLLLMAAGAFTVVNNYLPGSELLDIALLNAIGLIALGTGAVSYLLLPWQRWHPRASLVLGLLGFALIAVSNRYGGVSAYSYAVYFVVIFVWVGIAHPPRMSWLLAPVAAVAYVVPLTLTHVPKASISSVSVAIPVCVLVGETIARTVRRQAEAQRALAERASRVERLAALVGELNADLDVDAVLARICHSARELVDASAAGFVAAEGGTARIVSVEGLPAGLVGAEWPVGDSSLGEVLRTREPLVLQDLTRYPHLMAEINAAVPGLHTLLVIPSVGRGEVRGALYALFAQPGRVVSPDEVDVATLLAGHAGAALANAATHAEVVRARDHEQAVVDGMADGMAVLDARGDVISWNAAAARLTGLPATTVVGGPLPFPVGPPHVATDHHLPDGRWIEVLTSPLDGVGETVVGFRDVTKAKALDEAKDLFLATTSHELRTPITVIKGYVAILRQSWDRLSRTEREDAFAAVADRTDSLVGLVNHLLLGARAGVARFSLEQVAFDVEPAVRAAAEGFGAVSDLHRVVVDVPDDLPYVLGDPTTIDPVVGQLLENAIKYSPRGGEVRVLVRGGDGYAVVEVLDRGVGIPPGAAEQMFTRFFQAGSGDRREYAGMGLGLHIVRQLVEAQGGTVHAANRADGGARIGFTLPYAPAVPPARVAPEARNTTGTPTRQ
- a CDS encoding extracellular solute-binding protein: MPQSRSKAPMVVAVVVGLVLIVVVRAALGGGTKPGAPKAKRSGCIPLTVAASSEKAALLKAIAAEYDAADRKVQDRCVAVDVYSKASGGAAEALARGWDDQVDGARPDVWSPASSSWAVILRQRTSAVDKPDLVPGDKPTDLPHVAQTPLVLAMPRPMAEALGYPKKPLGFGDLLDLARDPSGWGRYGHPEWGAFRLGKTNPNFSTSGLNATIGSYFAATGVSSDLTAANVQDPKTVAYVKGVEQSVVHYGDTTLTFLSNLQAADDRGQGLSYISAVTIEEKSVWDYNEGNPTGDPKTLGKHRKPGVPLVAIYPKEGTLFSDNPYIVLNAPWVDDAKKAAAADFLTFLQSGKQQQRFKDAAFRDFQGRSGDKIGPRNGLDPAQPKITLAPPAPAVLDLVQKSWDSLRKRARVLEVIDVSGSMGESVSSAGRTKLDLAKAAAIRALGEYSPEDEVGLWVFSSNVNGRPTPYQELVPIGPVKDNRAELARRISGLIPNGGTALYATTRAAVDNVRKSFNAERINAVIFLTDGKNEYQPDQNLEGLLRDLQSEDESVAVRVFTIGYGDDADLPTLSRIAAASRGAAYDASDPASIDKVFTNVISNF
- a CDS encoding PspA/IM30 family protein, which encodes MFELLRRGWSYFVAALSGKLDERADPKIQIEQAITEAKRQHELLSQQAAAVLGNRHQLEMKLDKQMDQVEQMQGSARQAVVLAEQARAAGDTAKAAEYDSAAQSFATQLVAAEKALEDLKHLHDQALQASEKAKQAVQQNAMLLQQRLAERTKLLNQLDQAKMQERVNDALKSVSQLAVPGNTPSLDQVAEKIEARYARAMGASELQETSVESRMLEVQRSALDVEGQQRLQAIRASMGLTPAATATPAAAETPAEAPATESKPARARSKSTP
- a CDS encoding AAA family ATPase → MAEAALRTLYELAATWESLHAKVEKGTAKADEVAAQLAGMVGVDEHGRRWTVSLEGRWTEVGTSGVPVAEGAPKAKDPTTTRSGEAELKAALKELETLTGLAVVKKQVKELTALVRVQKMRRAAGLPVAVMSLHLVFRGNPGTGKTTVARLIGRIYAALEVVPKGHVVETDRAGLVAEYVGQTAIKTSEAFGKARGGVLFIDEAYTLARDAGSASGFGQEAIDTLVKLMEDHRDDTVVIAAGYPDEMDAFIATNPGLRSRMPRTIDFPDYTDEELLTIFATMCRQAGYTATKSAKDRVRALLAGSVRDQSFGNARAVRTLFEQAVQTQAMRLSEVKKPTKGELRALTGDDVAPALSPA